Genomic segment of Umezawaea sp. Da 62-37:
TGCCGGAGCTGTCGGGCACCGACGGCGCGACCGTGCACGCCGCGCCGGGCTTCACCGTGATCGCCACGGCGAACCTGCGCGACCGGGGCGTGTCGGAGATGTCGGCGGCCCTCAAGCGCCGGTTCAACTTCGAGTCCGTCGGCCCGATCGGCGACCTCGCCGCCGAGATCGCCCTGGTCCGCAGGCAGGCCAGTGCGGCGCTGGACCGGGTGAAGGCGCCGTTCGCGGTCGACGACGTCGTGCTGGAGGCGCTGGTCACCGCGTTCCGCGACCTGCGCAACGGTGTGTCCGAGGAGGGCTGGGCCGTCGAACGCCCGTCCACGGTCATGAGCACCGCCGAGGCGGTGTCCGTGGCCACCTCGCTCGGCCTGGCGGGCACGTACTTCCCCGGCGACCGCGACCCGCTGTCCCTGCTGCCCGGCCACCTGCTCGGCGTGGTCCGCAAGGACGACCCCGGTGACGCGGCCAGGCTGCTCGGCTACTGGGACGGCGCCGTACGCCGCCGCGCCGAGTCCGGGTCCCGCACGTGGCGCCGGATGTGGGAACTCCGCGACGTCCTGGACGACTGAGGTGCGGGGTGCGCCGTGGTCGTCCGACCACGGCGCGCCCCACCCCGCCCACCGTCCCCGCACCAGCAAGCCCGAGGCACCCACGTGATCACCCAGACCCCTCCCGCCGCTGCCCGCCACCGTCCTGAGCCGTCCGCCATCCCGACCACCGGCGAGGTGCTCGCGTGACTTTCCCGCACACCGACGAGCACACCGCCGAGCTGGAGCGGTTGGCCGCGCACGACGTGCCGCACCTGATCGGGGTGCGGCACCACTCCCCCGCGCTGGCCGCGGCGATGCCCGACCTGCTCGCGGCCGCCGAGCCCGAGGTGCTGCTCATCGAACTGCCCGAGGAGTTGGGCGCGTGGCTGCCGCACCTGGCCGATCCCGCTCTGACCGCGCCGGTGGCGCTGTCGGGGGCGGCGCGCGACGGCCGGAGTCTGGCGTTCTACCCGTTCGCGGACTTCTCGCCGGAACTCGCGGCGGTGCGGTGGGCGCACCGCAACGGGGTCGAGGTGCGGACGTGCGACCTGCCGCTGGCGTTGCGCGGTGACGGGCACACGGGGTCCGACCGCGGGCCGTCGCCGTTGACCGACGCGTTGCGGCGGGCCACCACGGGACGGGACGGGGACGACCTGTGGGACCGGCTGGTGGAGGCGGCATCGCCCGGCCAGGCCGCGGAGGCGATCCGCCGGGCGGCGCTGATGGTCGGCTGGGCCATGCGCGACGACGCCGCGGGCCGGGACGGCACCGGGATCGACGGGTTCGACCTGCGGCGCGAGGCGTGGATGCGGCGCGCGGTGTCGCTCGTGGGCGGTCGGCGCTGCGCGGCGGTGATCGGCTCGTTCCACGCCGCCGCCCTGCTGCGCGGCCCCGAAGACGACGAGGCGGAGTCGGTCCCGAGTGGACCGGAGGCCGTCACCTCGTTGGTGCCCTACGGTTTCGCGCTGCTGGACGAGCGTTCCGGCTACCCGGCGGGCATCCGCGACCCGGAGTGGCAGCAGGCGGTGCTGGAGGCGGCGGGCGACCCGGCCGCCGTGGAGGCCGCCGCCGCGTCGGTGATCGTGCGGATCTGCGTGCGGGTGAGGGAACTGGGCCATCCCGCGGGTCCCGGCGAGGCGCGGGAGGCGTTGCGGCTGGCGGTCGACCTCGCCCGGCTGCGCGGACTGCCCGCGCCCGGCCGCAGCGAGGTCGTGGAGGCGGTGCAGACCGTGCTGACGCACGCCGAACCGCTGGGGCGGGGCCGGGTCGTGGCCCGCGCCGCCGGTGACGTGCTGGTCGGCCACCGCACCGGCCTGCTGGCGCCCGGCACACCCCGTTCGGGGCTGGCGCCCGCGGTCGAGGCGCACCTGGCTGAGCTCCGCCTGCCCGGTCCCGGCAGCCGCGAACCGGCCGTGCTGCGGCTGGACCCGCTGCGTTCCGCGCTGGACGCGCGCCGGGAGGTCGCGCTGCGCAGGCTCTCGGTGCTGGGCGTCACCTACGCCGAATCCACCGCCACGACCAGGGTCGGCGGCGGTGACGCGCTCACCACCCGCTGGACCGCGACGTGGACCCCGTCGACGGCGGCCACCCTGCCGGTGGCCGGGCTGTGGGGCGCGACCCTGCCGCTGGCCGCGCACGGACGCCTGCGCGCCCGCCGCGCGGACCGCGAACTGAAGGGCGGCCAGACCCCCGGCGACGTGCTGTCCGATCTGGCCGACGCCGCCGCCTGCGGCCTGCCGGAACTCGTCGGCGACCTGCTGTCGGACGCGGCGACGGTGCTGCCGTCGTCCGCGACGCTGCCGGAACTGCTGGCCTGCCTCGACCTGCTCGACCGCCTCCGCGCGGGCCACCTGCCGGGCACGCCCGGCGACGTCCTCGACGCGCACCCGCGACTCGCGCCGGACCTGGACACCGCGGCCGTGGCCCAGTTGGACGGCCTGGCCGGGTCGGAGGACCCGGCCGACGCGCACGCCCTGGTGGAACTGGGGCAGCGCCACGACAAGCACGGCAGCGGTCTGCGGCTGACCGCGACGCTGCGGCGGCTGGCCGACACCGCCGCGCCGCTGATCGCCGGTGCCGCGGGTGCGGCGCAGGTCCTGCTCGGCCTCGTCCCGCCCGCCGCGCTGGGCGAGCGGGTCGCGTCCTGGCTCGACAGCGCCACCACCCCGGACCGGCGCGAGGTCCTGCGCCGCGGTCTCACCGGGGTGCTGGCCGCCGCGGCCCCGCTGCTGGAGACCCCGGAAGCCGTGGCACCGCTGCTGGACCGGGTGGAGGGCTTGGCCGACCGCGACTTCCTCGACCGCCTTCCCGCGCTGCGCGGCGCTTTCACCTCCATCGGCCCGGCCGCGCGGGCGCGCGTGCTCGCGGTCGTCGAGCAGCGCACGGGCGACCGGGTCGACGCCGCGCACCTGCCCGACCCGGAGCTGTTGGCGATCTGGCTGGACGCGGAGCACGCGGGCGCGGAAGCCCTGCGGGCGCACGGCCTGGAACGTCCCGCGTTCGACGCTCCCCGTCCGGCGGACACCGAACCGGAGTCCACTGTGGACACCAAACCCGTTGTGGCGACGGAACTCCCGGCCGCGATCCGCTGGCGGCTGGTGCTCGGCGCGCGGGGTGAGCGTCCAGCTGGTGCCAGTCGTTACGCGGCCGCCCTGGACGAGCTGTACGGGCGTGATCGCGGCGAGGGCGCGGAGCGCGGCGATCTCGGCGCCGACCGGTCCGACCCGTTCCCCGACGTGCGCGAGTGGTCCGACGAGCTGCGGGAGCTGTTCGGCGACCACGTCCGCGAGGAAGTCCTCGCCGCCGCGGCGGAAGGCGGGCGCCTGGAGGCCGCGCTGGAGATCGACCCAGGCTCGGTGCGGCCGTCGGTGGAGCTGCTGCGCAACGTCCTGTCGCTGGCGGGCGGGCTGTCGGAGTCGTCGCTGGCCCGGCTGCGGCCGCTGGTGGCGCGGCTGGTGCGCGAGCTGACGGCGCAGCTGGCCACACGGGTCCGCCCGGCGCTGACCGGGATGCAGCTGCCGGTGCCCACCCGTCGGCCCGGCGGCAAGCTCGACCTGCCGCGCACGCTGCGGGCGAACCTCGCCACCGCGCGCCGGGACGCGAACGGCCGGGTGCTGGTGGTGCCGGAGCGGCCGGTGTTCCGCACGCGCGGCCGCAAGTCCAGCGACTGGCGGCTGGTGCTCGTGGTGGACGTGTCGGGCTCGATGGAGGCGTCCACGGTGTGGTCGGCGCTGACGGCCGCGGTGTTCGCCGGGGTGCCGTCGCTGTCGACGCACTTCCTGGCGTTCTCCACCGAGGTCGTCGACCTGACCGACCGGGTGTCGGACCCGCTGTCGCTGCTGCTGGAGGTGCGGGTCGGCGGCGGCACGCACATCGCGGGCGCGCTGCGGCACGCGCGCTCGATGGTGACCGTGCCGGAGAGGACGATGGTGGTGCTGGTGAGCGACTTCGAGGAGGGCGGCCCGGTGGGCGCCCTCATCGGGCAGGTCCGGGAGCTGGTGTCGTCCGGGGTGACGGTGCTGGGGTGCGCGAGCCTCGACGACAGCGGTGTCGCCCGGTACTCGACGTCGGTCGCGGGCGCGCTGGTGGCGGCCGGGATGCCGGTGGCCGCGCTCAGCCCGCAGGCGCTGGCGCGCTGGGTCGGCGAGAAGGTGCGCGGATGACCCCGCCACCGGTGGCGCCCGCCGTCGTGGCGGACGTGCTCGACGCCCTCCCGCCCCGGCTGCGCAAGCGGGTCGACGCGTCGCTGGACCGCGCGGCCACGTGGGACGTGGTCGTCGACGGCGACACCGCCCGCGCCGAACTCGACGCCGACACGGCGCTCACGTGGACGCTGACCGCCGGCGTGCTCGCCACGGCGGACGCCCTGGTGTGCAGCTGCCTGCTCGCGCCGAGGTGCCTGCACCGCGGTGTGGCCGTCGCGGCGGCCGAGATCGCCGACGTGGCCGAGGCCGAGGCCGCGCCGTCCGTCGCGGTCGCCGACGTCGTCGTGGAGGCGCCGGTCGAGGTCGCCGAGGCGCGTGAGGACGAGCGGGCGGCGGCGACCGCGTTGTGGGAGGCGTGCGCGACGGTGCTGCGGTCCGGCGCGACCGGCAGCGGCGCGGTCGTGCGGGCCGAACTGCTGCGCGCGGCGCACGTGGCCCGTGTGGCGGGTCTGCACCGCGCTTCCGCCGGTGGGCTGCGGATCGCCGCAGCGCTGGCGGCGGCACGGGCGGGCGACTCGTCGTTCGACCGCGAGGTCCTCACCGCCGAACTGGTCGACCTGATGCTGCTCTGCCACGACCTGCGCGCCGGTGCCGCCACGACGGAACTGCGCGGCACCGCTCGCCGCGAGTACTCCCCCGTCGGCGCGTTGCGGCTCTACGGGCTGTGCACCGAGACCGTGGTCGCCACCTCCGGCTACAGCGGTGTCGTCACGCACCTGGTGGACGAGTCCGGTGTGCTGTGGACGGTGCCCGCGATCATGCCCGGCGGCGCCGAACGCGTGCGGGCCGCCGCGGGTGGCGCGGTGGCGATCGGCGAGTCCGGCCTGACCCAGCGCGAGCTGGGGCGGGCGGGGATGCTGCTGTCGGGCGGGACCGGGTCGCCGGATCGCAGGCTCGGGGCGGGCAAGGCCGTGCGCGCGGTGGCGGCGTCCGGCGCGGCTTGGGACGCGGCGCCGTTGGCCGGGTTGTGGGAGCAGCCGTTGGACGAGCAGGTCGCACGGGCGTTCCACGCGGACACCAGGCCCGCGACCCATCGGCCCTCGGGTGACGACCTGCTGTTCCTGGACGGCGTGGTGGTCGGCGCGGCCGGTGGGGCGCTGCGGCTGTCCCTCCGTTCGGCGCACGTGGATCTCGTCGGCGGCGACCGCACCCGTGAGAACCTGCGGGTGCTGGCGGGGGCGGGTGGTGTGTCGCTGCGGGTGGTCGGTCGACTGCTCCCGGATCGACCGGGGGTGGTGTCGGCGTTGGCGGTCTCGGGTGCCGACCTGGCCCTGCCGTCCGAGTTGGGGCATCACGTCGACCTGGGGTTGGACCAGCTCCAGCGCTCGCACGTGGCGGGTGACGGGACCCGTGAGCTGCCGCCTCGCCCCGAGGTCGCGGCCGGGACGCCGCAGCCGTTGCGGCCGTTGGAGAACGTGCTGCACCGGGTCGCGTTGGGCGGGCGGGCCGTCGCCGCCGTGTCGTCGGCTTCGCGGGACGTGGCGGGGCTGGGGCGGGTGGGGTTGAGGACCACGGCGGATCTGCTGGCCGATCTGGCAGGCGCGTCGCGGGATCGGGAGAGGGACGTGTTCGGGCGGGTGGTGCGGGACGCGGGGGACGCGTTCCCGGTCGCGTGGTTGCGGGCGGGCGTGCACGTCCGGGAGTTCACGCGGGTCGCGTCGCGGAGGGCTTGGCTGGAAGCGGTGGGGGTGACGTGAACGACGAGGTGGTGGTCGCGCTGATCTCCGGGGGCGCGGCGCTGGTCGTCGCGCTGGTCGGCATCGTCGGCGCGATCGCCGCGCAGTTGATGGCGACCCGGAAGGCGTTCCGGAACTCGTTGGCGCTCTTCGCGCGGCAGGCCGAGGAGCAGCAGCGCGTCCGACGGGACGAGGTGCGGCGGGAGGACCTCCACCGGTTCGCCGACCAGCGGAGGAGTTCCTACGGCCGACTCGTCCGGGCGGCGGGCGATCTGGTCGCGGCGCGGGAGGGCCAACGGCAGGCGGCGCGCTACCTGGAACGGACGCAACTCACGCTCGACCGCGTCGACGACGACGAACGCCAGGTCGAAGCCGTGCGCGAGGCGGTCGCGCAGCGGGAGCAGGAACTCGCGGACAGCAGGA
This window contains:
- a CDS encoding DUF5682 family protein encodes the protein MTFPHTDEHTAELERLAAHDVPHLIGVRHHSPALAAAMPDLLAAAEPEVLLIELPEELGAWLPHLADPALTAPVALSGAARDGRSLAFYPFADFSPELAAVRWAHRNGVEVRTCDLPLALRGDGHTGSDRGPSPLTDALRRATTGRDGDDLWDRLVEAASPGQAAEAIRRAALMVGWAMRDDAAGRDGTGIDGFDLRREAWMRRAVSLVGGRRCAAVIGSFHAAALLRGPEDDEAESVPSGPEAVTSLVPYGFALLDERSGYPAGIRDPEWQQAVLEAAGDPAAVEAAAASVIVRICVRVRELGHPAGPGEAREALRLAVDLARLRGLPAPGRSEVVEAVQTVLTHAEPLGRGRVVARAAGDVLVGHRTGLLAPGTPRSGLAPAVEAHLAELRLPGPGSREPAVLRLDPLRSALDARREVALRRLSVLGVTYAESTATTRVGGGDALTTRWTATWTPSTAATLPVAGLWGATLPLAAHGRLRARRADRELKGGQTPGDVLSDLADAAACGLPELVGDLLSDAATVLPSSATLPELLACLDLLDRLRAGHLPGTPGDVLDAHPRLAPDLDTAAVAQLDGLAGSEDPADAHALVELGQRHDKHGSGLRLTATLRRLADTAAPLIAGAAGAAQVLLGLVPPAALGERVASWLDSATTPDRREVLRRGLTGVLAAAAPLLETPEAVAPLLDRVEGLADRDFLDRLPALRGAFTSIGPAARARVLAVVEQRTGDRVDAAHLPDPELLAIWLDAEHAGAEALRAHGLERPAFDAPRPADTEPESTVDTKPVVATELPAAIRWRLVLGARGERPAGASRYAAALDELYGRDRGEGAERGDLGADRSDPFPDVREWSDELRELFGDHVREEVLAAAAEGGRLEAALEIDPGSVRPSVELLRNVLSLAGGLSESSLARLRPLVARLVRELTAQLATRVRPALTGMQLPVPTRRPGGKLDLPRTLRANLATARRDANGRVLVVPERPVFRTRGRKSSDWRLVLVVDVSGSMEASTVWSALTAAVFAGVPSLSTHFLAFSTEVVDLTDRVSDPLSLLLEVRVGGGTHIAGALRHARSMVTVPERTMVVLVSDFEEGGPVGALIGQVRELVSSGVTVLGCASLDDSGVARYSTSVAGALVAAGMPVAALSPQALARWVGEKVRG